From the Chloroflexus aurantiacus J-10-fl genome, one window contains:
- a CDS encoding aldehyde dehydrogenase family protein: protein MTHEHSPTGLPHYDLYIDGAWQPAENGQTFTVYDPATSQPIATCASATHSDVDRAVRAARAAFDHGPWPHTSPAQRAEILHAIADALEARNFELAEIESRDAGVPIRKTTYNDITLGLEILRGCAEMARKHPYEPLPWNDLPSVSWNFVWREPIGVCAQIIPWNYAFCMAAWKLGPALATGNTVVFKPSSLAPLSTLAIFQTIHDLNLLPKGVINLVLGPGGDVGEYLVTHPAVDKVAFTGSTEVGRKIMALAAPHIKRVTLELGGKNAMLILPDADLDLVVDGVLWGAFYHSGQLCEAGSRLLVPHALHDTLVERLVERVRGMRIGDPMDLETDIGPLISERQREKVEYYIAVGREEGATVVIGGGRPIGEAFANGHYVEPTIFTGVRPEMRIAREEIFGPVLSVIAYDEIGEAIRIANDSIYGLAASVWSRDLQHALSVVRRIRAGTVWINEHHVLNPRAPFGGYRQSGFGREMGRYGLDEYTEVKHIHVDLMQRRQGRLWWDTLLPE, encoded by the coding sequence ATGACGCACGAACACTCCCCGACCGGGTTACCCCACTATGACCTGTACATTGATGGTGCGTGGCAACCGGCAGAGAATGGCCAAACCTTCACCGTCTATGATCCGGCTACCAGCCAGCCCATTGCCACCTGTGCCAGTGCTACCCACAGCGATGTTGACCGGGCAGTCCGCGCCGCCCGCGCCGCGTTCGATCACGGCCCCTGGCCGCATACATCCCCGGCCCAACGTGCGGAAATTCTCCACGCAATTGCCGATGCCCTCGAAGCACGCAACTTTGAGCTGGCCGAGATTGAGTCGCGCGATGCCGGGGTACCGATCCGCAAGACAACCTACAACGATATTACCCTTGGCCTGGAAATTCTGCGCGGTTGTGCCGAAATGGCGCGCAAGCATCCTTACGAGCCACTCCCGTGGAACGATCTGCCGAGCGTGTCGTGGAATTTTGTCTGGCGTGAACCAATCGGGGTGTGTGCCCAGATTATTCCCTGGAATTACGCCTTTTGTATGGCAGCCTGGAAGCTTGGCCCGGCGCTGGCAACCGGCAATACGGTCGTCTTTAAGCCATCCTCACTCGCACCACTGAGCACGCTGGCGATTTTCCAGACCATTCACGATCTCAATTTACTGCCGAAAGGGGTGATCAATCTGGTGTTGGGGCCTGGTGGCGATGTTGGGGAGTATCTGGTTACTCACCCGGCGGTCGACAAAGTCGCCTTCACCGGCAGCACCGAAGTCGGACGCAAGATCATGGCGCTGGCGGCACCGCACATCAAACGGGTCACCCTGGAACTGGGCGGGAAGAATGCGATGCTGATCCTGCCCGATGCCGACCTCGATCTGGTCGTCGATGGAGTGTTGTGGGGAGCGTTCTACCACTCCGGGCAATTGTGCGAGGCCGGTTCGCGTTTGCTGGTACCGCACGCCCTCCACGATACGCTGGTCGAGCGGCTGGTCGAACGGGTGCGCGGGATGCGGATCGGTGACCCCATGGATCTGGAGACCGACATCGGCCCGCTGATCAGCGAACGGCAGCGCGAGAAGGTGGAGTACTACATTGCAGTTGGTCGTGAAGAGGGAGCAACTGTCGTTATCGGTGGTGGCAGACCGATAGGCGAAGCCTTTGCCAATGGCCATTATGTCGAGCCGACCATTTTTACCGGTGTGCGCCCTGAGATGCGGATCGCCCGTGAGGAGATCTTTGGCCCGGTGCTGTCCGTCATTGCCTACGACGAGATCGGTGAGGCGATTCGGATCGCGAATGATAGCATCTACGGCCTCGCCGCTTCAGTCTGGTCACGCGATCTCCAGCATGCGTTGTCGGTAGTGCGACGCATCCGTGCCGGTACCGTCTGGATCAACGAACACCACGTCCTGAACCCACGGGCACCGTTTGGTGGCTATCGCCAGAGTGGTTTTGGCCGCGAAATGGGGCGCTACGGCCTGGACGAGTATACCGAAGTCAAGCACATTCACGTCGATCTGATGCAGCGACGGCAGGGCCGGTTGTGGTGGGATACCTTGCTGCCAGAGTAG
- a CDS encoding adenylate/guanylate cyclase domain-containing protein yields MSEYSAYQIDQQRIARYLGNEQANALWLDRLRPHELYQLCALLASAQYTLSTYLPRRLVNHRLRTTDNQPWVEWVDGSLLFADISGSTALAERLSSIGREGIEIVTDTLNTYFGALIRRIQEAGGDLITFGGDALLVLFTDPDHAYTATVVARDLLQRQANFVRDVPGIGSFPLTMHIGVESGRIAMVSAGRSESLRYSAMGSCVERVARAEELGGRGEIVLGPYAWSALAGRAQGELLTDGYVKLQTIEGQTLATSPAAPFKTPPPGRDTAFHLIWTLERLSPYLPATLVDRIMSDPQRPRLEADLRPVSVLFAQIEGLAPLVEDLPPERAAQIIDAVWRVCFTAIEHYGGYVNKIDLAAEGSKILAIFGAPIAQEDHAERAARAALDLQRAFHSLITSQPAGISLAQLRLRIGLNSGNVFAGNVGDAERKEYTVMGDAVNVAARVMSHSDWGEIRATTTFAVSVGTTIAFADSRTVTARGKREPLELLRVVGLREASSPVAQHAIVGRRYELGWLQERLAIALSGYGRVVRMNGEAGIGKTRLAAELLITSVPRQTRIVSVRCLAYQQSTPYAPWSDALQALCGMSSHDDHATRAARLRQMLDAAAISDDWAPIIADLVKLDLDDNPVTRVLDPQQRQKRRFEIIRALIHTAALGHGLVMIFDNLQWADHISLDLWRYIAGSIASKPIFLLGLHRNVLDWNGDPLGDGAELLTLTELPASDSADLIAAIPAGSRLSPEVKAQIIERAAGNPLFIEELVRVVQAGNTSLAELPDSLSGLLLTRLDQLDERSRAMLRVAAVVGQRFPVPVLQAVYGEDTTRLIQTIAQLDHQELTLLEREAPERVHIFRHALLHEVVYQSTLFARRRELHRRIGEYLEQRYAGELVRLRREYTAARQHQIVQIGRNGPLTNRAVRSLATPIFLLAHHYRLSDASERAIQYLLLSGHLARDEYANQQAITYYRWAIDIIGERGNDPRLWEAMEGLGETLAAIGQYDEAQATYQRMLALGGSDLPPVVQAEVLRSWGAALEKQGRYQDALTQLRQAEAIATTDMYHTPPLLLAAIAADLAQTLTRLGAFDEALAMCESGLARIRNDQRSIEDERIAAELQQQLGMIYGMRGHYDRARYHFLNALSAQEAIDDLYAQARTHNNLGYLAQLQSDYAVAVEHYTQAETLARKVSAKYALSSVLLNAAYAHYRLAHYDEAEVACRDALALCEEMGDRLGVAQADDMLGIIAYARGAYQQALQAYQQALPIYTEQANRYQYGNTLALMALATTADGDPSTALAYAEEARQIGEQLQVPQLTVEALWAAAEALLAQSTQLTDMAQRSALLEAAATNARQAADLAEHIGSQFDRAMALRLAGEIAAERGEPFAEYFTQAITIFNKINCRFEHACTAARFGRALYRCNLPEATTYLEYARQELAAIGAQGELSRLTTAMKEG; encoded by the coding sequence ATGTCTGAATATAGTGCTTACCAGATTGATCAGCAGCGCATTGCACGCTATCTTGGCAACGAGCAGGCTAACGCGCTCTGGCTTGATCGTCTACGACCGCACGAACTCTATCAACTATGCGCCCTTCTTGCCAGTGCTCAGTATACGCTCTCGACATACCTGCCACGCCGTCTGGTGAACCATCGCCTGCGTACAACCGACAATCAACCATGGGTGGAATGGGTTGACGGCTCGTTACTATTTGCCGACATTAGCGGCTCGACGGCGCTGGCCGAACGCTTGAGCAGTATTGGTCGGGAAGGCATCGAGATTGTTACCGATACGCTGAACACGTACTTCGGTGCGCTCATTCGCCGCATCCAGGAAGCCGGCGGTGATCTGATCACCTTTGGCGGCGATGCCCTGCTGGTCTTGTTTACCGATCCCGATCACGCTTACACTGCCACGGTGGTTGCCCGTGACCTGCTACAACGTCAGGCCAATTTTGTACGTGACGTGCCGGGGATCGGTTCGTTCCCGTTGACTATGCACATCGGCGTTGAAAGCGGGCGCATCGCTATGGTCAGTGCCGGACGCTCCGAGTCGTTGCGCTACAGCGCCATGGGTTCCTGCGTCGAGCGGGTAGCACGGGCAGAGGAGCTGGGGGGACGTGGTGAGATTGTGCTGGGGCCATACGCCTGGTCTGCCCTGGCCGGGCGTGCCCAGGGTGAATTACTAACCGACGGTTATGTAAAGTTACAAACGATAGAAGGCCAGACTCTAGCGACGAGTCCGGCCGCTCCGTTCAAGACACCACCACCCGGTCGCGACACCGCATTTCACCTGATCTGGACTCTGGAACGGCTCAGTCCCTACCTGCCGGCAACGCTGGTCGACCGGATCATGAGCGACCCGCAGCGGCCACGCCTGGAAGCTGACCTGCGTCCCGTATCAGTCCTGTTTGCCCAAATCGAAGGACTGGCACCGCTAGTCGAGGATTTGCCACCCGAACGCGCCGCCCAGATCATTGATGCCGTATGGCGGGTCTGTTTTACCGCAATTGAGCATTACGGCGGGTACGTCAACAAAATCGACCTCGCGGCAGAGGGTAGCAAAATCCTGGCGATCTTTGGTGCCCCTATCGCGCAAGAGGATCACGCCGAGCGGGCGGCACGCGCAGCGCTCGATCTTCAACGTGCGTTTCATTCGCTCATCACGTCCCAACCGGCAGGGATCAGCCTTGCCCAACTGCGGCTCCGCATCGGGCTAAACAGTGGCAATGTCTTTGCCGGCAACGTCGGTGATGCCGAACGCAAAGAGTACACCGTTATGGGAGACGCCGTCAATGTGGCGGCGCGGGTCATGAGCCACAGCGATTGGGGCGAGATTCGGGCAACCACGACCTTTGCGGTTTCCGTTGGTACGACCATTGCCTTCGCCGACTCGCGTACCGTTACTGCTCGCGGGAAACGTGAGCCACTCGAACTGCTGCGAGTGGTAGGGTTGCGGGAAGCATCGTCACCGGTTGCCCAACACGCGATTGTGGGGCGCCGGTACGAGCTAGGCTGGCTGCAAGAACGGCTGGCCATTGCGTTGAGTGGGTATGGGCGTGTTGTCCGCATGAATGGCGAAGCCGGGATTGGCAAGACCCGTCTGGCTGCCGAGTTATTGATTACCTCTGTTCCCCGTCAGACCCGGATCGTGAGTGTTCGTTGCCTCGCCTACCAGCAAAGCACCCCCTATGCCCCCTGGAGCGATGCCTTGCAGGCGCTGTGTGGTATGTCGAGTCATGACGATCACGCGACCCGGGCTGCCAGATTACGCCAGATGCTGGATGCAGCGGCGATCAGTGACGACTGGGCGCCAATTATCGCCGATCTGGTGAAGCTCGATCTCGACGATAACCCTGTTACTCGCGTACTTGATCCGCAGCAACGCCAGAAACGCCGCTTCGAGATTATCCGTGCTCTTATCCATACCGCCGCCCTCGGTCACGGCCTGGTCATGATTTTCGATAATCTGCAATGGGCCGATCACATTTCACTCGATCTCTGGCGCTACATTGCCGGATCGATTGCCAGTAAGCCAATCTTTCTGCTTGGCCTGCACCGAAACGTGCTGGACTGGAACGGTGATCCACTCGGCGATGGTGCTGAATTGCTGACGCTAACCGAATTGCCGGCAAGCGACAGTGCCGATCTGATTGCTGCCATCCCTGCCGGATCACGGCTTTCGCCGGAGGTAAAAGCGCAGATTATTGAACGCGCAGCGGGCAATCCCCTCTTCATTGAGGAACTGGTGCGAGTCGTCCAGGCGGGTAACACCTCGCTCGCTGAACTACCGGACAGCCTGAGTGGTCTCCTCTTGACACGACTCGACCAGCTTGACGAGCGTTCGCGGGCTATGTTACGAGTGGCAGCGGTAGTCGGTCAGCGTTTTCCCGTCCCTGTGTTGCAGGCGGTATACGGTGAAGATACGACTCGCCTCATTCAGACCATTGCTCAGCTCGACCATCAAGAGTTGACGTTACTCGAACGCGAAGCTCCTGAACGGGTTCATATCTTCCGTCACGCCTTACTGCATGAAGTTGTCTACCAAAGTACCCTCTTTGCCCGCCGACGCGAACTGCATCGACGGATCGGCGAATATCTCGAACAACGCTATGCCGGCGAGCTTGTCCGTCTCCGCCGGGAATACACGGCTGCGCGCCAGCACCAGATCGTGCAGATTGGGCGTAATGGCCCGCTGACCAACCGTGCCGTGCGATCACTGGCCACCCCCATCTTTCTGCTGGCCCATCACTATCGCCTGAGTGATGCCTCAGAGCGCGCTATCCAGTATTTGCTGCTGTCCGGTCATCTGGCCCGTGATGAGTATGCCAATCAGCAGGCAATCACCTATTACCGTTGGGCGATTGACATCATCGGCGAGCGGGGCAACGATCCGCGGCTGTGGGAAGCGATGGAAGGGTTGGGCGAAACCCTGGCTGCCATCGGCCAGTACGATGAGGCGCAGGCAACCTATCAGCGGATGCTTGCCCTGGGTGGAAGCGACCTGCCACCGGTCGTACAGGCAGAGGTGCTACGCTCGTGGGGAGCCGCGCTCGAAAAGCAAGGGCGTTATCAGGATGCACTGACTCAACTTCGCCAGGCCGAAGCAATCGCCACCACGGATATGTATCATACGCCCCCGTTGTTGCTGGCCGCAATTGCTGCCGACCTTGCCCAAACCCTTACCCGTCTTGGCGCCTTCGATGAAGCACTGGCAATGTGCGAGTCGGGATTGGCCCGCATTCGCAATGATCAGCGTAGCATTGAAGATGAGCGGATCGCGGCTGAACTTCAGCAGCAATTGGGGATGATTTACGGCATGCGCGGCCACTATGATCGTGCACGCTATCACTTCCTGAATGCCTTGAGTGCCCAGGAAGCGATTGATGATCTCTACGCTCAGGCCCGCACGCACAACAATCTCGGTTATCTGGCCCAATTGCAGAGTGATTATGCTGTTGCGGTTGAACACTACACTCAGGCCGAAACATTAGCCCGTAAAGTCAGTGCAAAATATGCGCTATCGAGCGTTCTACTCAATGCAGCGTATGCTCATTACCGATTAGCGCATTACGACGAGGCCGAAGTGGCCTGTCGTGATGCCCTGGCCTTGTGCGAAGAGATGGGAGATCGCCTTGGTGTAGCTCAGGCCGACGATATGCTAGGGATCATCGCCTATGCCCGTGGCGCATACCAGCAAGCGTTGCAAGCCTATCAGCAGGCATTGCCGATTTACACCGAACAGGCCAACAGATACCAGTATGGCAATACGCTAGCGCTGATGGCGTTAGCAACCACCGCGGATGGTGATCCCTCGACTGCACTCGCCTACGCCGAAGAAGCCCGCCAGATCGGCGAGCAGCTTCAGGTGCCGCAATTGACGGTCGAAGCTTTGTGGGCGGCAGCCGAGGCACTCCTTGCCCAAAGTACGCAATTGACCGACATGGCACAACGTTCTGCATTACTTGAAGCCGCAGCGACAAACGCCAGGCAGGCAGCCGATCTGGCCGAACATATAGGGAGCCAGTTTGATCGGGCAATGGCGCTACGACTGGCCGGTGAGATCGCCGCCGAGCGCGGTGAGCCGTTTGCCGAGTACTTTACGCAGGCTATCACCATCTTCAACAAGATCAATTGTCGGTTTGAACACGCATGCACCGCAGCCCGTTTTGGACGAGCGTTGTATCGGTGTAACCTTCCCGAAGCTACAACGTATTTAGAATATGCCAGGCAGGAACTGGCTGCTATCGGTGCACAAGGTGAGTTGTCTCGATTGACGACAGCTATGAAGGAGGGGTAA
- a CDS encoding radical SAM protein, whose product MPTKPAITIALQPQYLTLAEELRTIISFDREGRPIVAFLHGTNYVRGLSGDVLLKRVVSRGHKERRKLSAAERRAVLGDLLNHAHRMIDRLEPQAAAEARAWFDRIRHWDVDRLEAERERFLTVYKPISILPPDQYRALVLQATEGCSWNRCHFCTFYRDRAFRIHTPASFREHIQQVKTFVGAGLGLRKAIFLGDANALIIPQPRLRDLLQVVHEEFTIGPDADFKGIYAFLDIFGAERKTLADYRELAAAGVRRVYLGLESGDETVFRLLNKPGSPAEAIEAVRTIKAAGIAVGIILLVGAGGERLAADHVQHSLATIAAMHPGPEDIIYLSPLMIPPDTPYLAQMQAIDSPPLSEAALAAQLEQLKQGVRAIVPAGTKVVLYHIEEFVY is encoded by the coding sequence ATGCCGACAAAACCTGCGATCACGATTGCCTTACAGCCACAGTACCTGACCCTCGCCGAGGAACTACGAACCATCATCTCATTTGATCGGGAGGGCCGACCAATCGTTGCCTTTCTCCACGGAACCAACTATGTTCGTGGACTGAGCGGTGATGTACTGCTGAAGCGGGTGGTATCTCGCGGACACAAAGAACGACGCAAACTGTCTGCTGCCGAACGGCGAGCCGTTCTCGGCGATCTGCTCAATCACGCCCACCGCATGATCGACCGCCTCGAACCACAAGCCGCAGCAGAGGCACGGGCCTGGTTTGATCGCATTCGGCACTGGGATGTAGATCGTTTGGAAGCCGAACGTGAACGCTTTCTGACCGTCTATAAACCGATCAGCATTCTGCCGCCTGATCAATACCGGGCGCTTGTGCTCCAGGCGACAGAGGGATGTAGCTGGAACCGGTGCCATTTCTGTACCTTCTATCGTGACCGGGCGTTTCGCATTCACACACCCGCCTCATTTCGTGAGCACATCCAACAGGTGAAAACATTCGTTGGCGCCGGCCTGGGTCTGCGCAAGGCCATCTTTCTCGGCGATGCCAATGCGCTGATCATCCCTCAGCCACGTCTGCGCGATCTCTTGCAGGTGGTGCATGAAGAGTTCACCATCGGGCCAGATGCCGATTTCAAAGGCATCTACGCCTTCCTCGACATCTTTGGCGCCGAGCGCAAAACACTGGCGGACTATCGCGAACTGGCGGCAGCCGGAGTACGCCGCGTCTATCTGGGATTGGAGAGTGGTGATGAGACGGTCTTTCGTTTGCTGAACAAACCCGGCTCACCGGCAGAGGCTATCGAGGCCGTGCGCACGATCAAAGCTGCCGGTATCGCCGTTGGTATCATTCTGCTGGTTGGTGCCGGCGGTGAGCGGCTGGCCGCCGATCATGTGCAACATTCGCTTGCCACCATTGCCGCGATGCACCCTGGCCCGGAAGATATTATCTACCTGTCACCGCTGATGATCCCACCCGACACCCCCTATCTTGCCCAGATGCAGGCGATTGACAGCCCTCCGCTCAGTGAGGCGGCGCTGGCGGCCCAGCTTGAACAGCTTAAGCAAGGTGTGCGGGCAATCGTGCCGGCGGGCACGAAGGTTGTGTTATACCACATCGAGGAGTTCGTATACTGA